From the Pedobacter cryoconitis genome, one window contains:
- a CDS encoding cation diffusion facilitator family transporter yields the protein MQPKKKAILVSLCISVVLMLAKFGAYFITHSNAILTNAAESIVNVLASSFAFYSIYLATLPKDENHPYGHGKVEFFSAFVEGVLIAVAGLIIIFKSSYDLIVPREIHQLLDGAIIIGITGVINLLVGYYLINTGKKHRSLTLEADGKHLLTDAVTSGGLVIGILLIKVTEIYWLDSVISILLGIYIVYSGYKLTRKSVGGLMDESNVELVETIVEILQNNRHNSWIDVHNLRAQQYGSDLHIDCHLTLPYYYDLNQVHTEISSIDHLINGNADRNTELFIHADPCLSECCNYCKLMDCPVRQESFAGEIGWNLENTTKNKKHFSK from the coding sequence TTGCAGCCTAAAAAGAAAGCAATACTCGTTTCACTCTGCATTAGCGTTGTCCTGATGCTGGCCAAATTTGGTGCATACTTCATTACGCATTCCAATGCAATTTTAACAAATGCTGCTGAAAGTATTGTCAATGTACTGGCCAGTAGTTTTGCTTTTTATAGTATCTATCTGGCCACTTTACCAAAAGATGAAAACCATCCTTATGGTCATGGTAAGGTAGAGTTCTTCTCTGCCTTCGTAGAGGGCGTACTGATCGCCGTTGCTGGATTGATTATCATCTTTAAATCCAGTTATGATCTGATAGTTCCCCGGGAAATTCATCAGCTGCTGGATGGAGCAATCATTATCGGAATTACCGGGGTGATTAATCTGCTGGTAGGTTATTATTTGATCAATACGGGTAAAAAACACCGGTCACTGACTTTGGAGGCAGATGGTAAACACCTGCTGACGGATGCGGTAACCAGTGGTGGCCTGGTTATAGGTATTCTTTTAATCAAAGTCACTGAAATTTACTGGTTAGATAGTGTGATTTCTATTCTCCTTGGTATCTATATTGTTTATAGCGGATATAAGCTTACCAGAAAATCTGTAGGCGGTTTAATGGACGAGAGTAATGTGGAACTGGTTGAAACTATCGTAGAGATACTTCAAAATAACAGGCATAATTCCTGGATTGATGTTCATAATTTAAGGGCACAGCAATACGGTTCAGATCTTCATATTGATTGTCACCTTACACTTCCTTATTATTATGATTTAAATCAGGTGCATACTGAAATTTCATCAATTGATCATTTAATTAATGGAAATGCAGACAGGAATACTGAACTGTTTATACATGCCGATCCTTGTTTATCAGAATGCTGTAATTATTGCAAGCTAATGGATTGTCCGGTAAGACAGGAGTCTTTTGCAGGAGAAATCGGATGGAATTTAGAAAATACCACAAAAAATAAGAAGCATTTTAGCAAATAA
- a CDS encoding pyridoxal phosphate-dependent aminotransferase, with product MTFLSKRINNLSESQTIKMAKLGRELTAKGIDVINLSFGEPDFFTPEHVKEAAKKAIDENYSYYTPVSGYPELRKAIVEKLKNENGLTYTFDQIVVSTGAKQSLANAVMCLVNPGEEVIVPTPYWVSYSEMIKLAEGETVFINATVENDFKITADQLEAAITPNTKLFMFSSPCNPTGSVYSHEELASLAAVFEKHPNIYIISDEIYEHINFVDKHASIASFDAIKDRVIIINGFSKAYAMTGWRVGYMASNTEIANACDKLQGQITSGTSSISQRAALAAYQSSLDSVVEMKNEFRKRRDLVYGLLKEVPGIKVNLPDGAFYFFPEVKEYFGKSIDGKVITNAEDLCLYLLNEAHVSTVTGEAFGNEDCIRISYAAAEEQLVKAVSRIKEALAKLS from the coding sequence ATGACATTTTTATCGAAAAGAATCAATAACCTATCAGAATCACAGACCATTAAAATGGCAAAGCTGGGGAGAGAACTCACCGCTAAAGGAATTGATGTAATTAATTTAAGCTTCGGAGAGCCTGACTTTTTTACACCAGAACATGTTAAGGAGGCCGCTAAAAAGGCGATCGATGAAAACTATTCTTATTATACTCCTGTATCCGGTTACCCTGAACTGCGGAAGGCAATTGTTGAAAAGCTGAAGAATGAAAATGGATTAACTTATACTTTTGATCAGATTGTAGTATCAACTGGTGCAAAGCAATCATTAGCTAATGCAGTAATGTGTTTGGTTAACCCTGGAGAAGAAGTAATCGTACCTACTCCTTACTGGGTTTCTTACTCTGAAATGATCAAATTAGCAGAAGGTGAAACTGTTTTCATTAATGCTACAGTAGAGAATGACTTCAAAATCACTGCTGATCAGCTTGAAGCTGCTATTACACCAAATACAAAGCTTTTCATGTTTTCTTCTCCATGTAACCCAACAGGATCTGTTTACAGCCATGAAGAATTAGCCAGCCTTGCAGCTGTATTTGAAAAACACCCGAATATTTATATTATCTCTGATGAGATTTACGAACATATCAACTTTGTAGATAAACATGCTTCAATTGCTTCTTTTGATGCAATCAAAGACCGTGTGATCATTATCAATGGTTTCTCAAAAGCTTACGCAATGACAGGCTGGAGAGTAGGTTATATGGCTTCTAACACTGAAATAGCCAATGCTTGTGATAAATTACAAGGTCAGATTACTTCAGGAACTTCATCGATCTCACAACGTGCGGCCCTTGCAGCTTACCAAAGCAGCCTGGACAGTGTAGTGGAAATGAAAAATGAGTTCAGAAAGCGCAGAGATTTAGTTTATGGATTACTGAAAGAAGTTCCGGGTATTAAAGTAAACCTTCCGGACGGGGCTTTCTATTTCTTCCCTGAAGTGAAAGAATACTTTGGAAAAAGCATCGATGGTAAAGTGATTACGAATGCTGAAGACTTATGTCTGTATTTATTAAATGAAGCGCATGTATCAACTGTTACAGGTGAGGCTTTCGGTAACGAAGACTGTATCCGTATTTCTTATGCAGCAGCAGAAGAGCAATTGGTAAAAGCAGTATCAAGAATCAAAGAAGCGTTAGCTAAATTAAGCTAG
- a CDS encoding DUF4926 domain-containing protein: MIEIYDVIRSLVDLNDKVPAGSKGTVLIIYPNFPPDYEIEFVNDSFETLDVLTVKSSNIVKV, encoded by the coding sequence ATGATAGAGATATATGATGTTATAAGGTCTTTAGTTGACCTAAATGATAAAGTTCCAGCGGGAAGTAAAGGAACTGTACTTATTATTTATCCTAATTTCCCGCCGGATTATGAGATTGAGTTTGTTAACGACTCTTTTGAAACATTAGATGTTTTAACGGTTAAATCATCTAATATTGTTAAGGTTTAG